A region of Rhodospirillales bacterium DNA encodes the following proteins:
- a CDS encoding ParB N-terminal domain-containing protein, with protein sequence MATAVQKIVLSSSRDIPFNKLVLSQSNVRRVKAGVSIEDLAASIARRGLIQSLSVFPVIDAEGVETGMFEVPAGGRRFRALEMLVKQKRLAKVAPVPCVVRDRDGAILPEEVSLAENIERAPLHPLDQFRAFQDMRDKGMTEEEIAAAFFVQVTVVKQRLRLASVSPALLDVYAEDGMTLEQLMAFSVSNDHARQDQVWDAIKDAWSKEPYQIRRMLTETTVRASDKRAAFVGLDAYEAAGGIVMRGLFQSDDGGWLQDPALLDRLVAEKLKASAETITAEGWKWIEVAVSFPYDVARGLRQLQGEPLDLTAEEQATIEALNAEYQKLEAEYEDADELPDEVDQRLGEIETALAALEARPVRYEIDDIGRAGVFISIAHDGSLDIDRGYVRAEDEAPIASEGETGLEAGGEPVEPIVQRAVITIGGQPTEPEDDEDDAIKPLPDRLVTELSAHRTLALRNALADNPHVAMTALLHKLVSDTFQHRMYKGAMEASVSHVFFPVQDDALKDSPSARAVHERHEGWAGDIPAEDDALWDWLAALDDASRMALLAHCVSYGVNALYEKPNPYGGNGVSQHGLDMRLGQADRLARATGLDMVDVGWRPTVGNYLGRVTKPRILQAVREGAGEQAAQLIDHLKKGDMAKEAERLLADTGWLPEPLRLVAELEAATPDTSASGEDEGTALPDFLTGDDEETTADGEDEERHLVAAE encoded by the coding sequence ATGGCTACTGCTGTTCAGAAGATCGTCCTGTCGTCCTCGCGCGACATTCCCTTCAACAAGCTGGTGCTCAGCCAGTCCAACGTCCGGCGCGTGAAGGCCGGCGTCTCGATCGAAGACCTGGCGGCCTCGATCGCGCGGCGCGGCCTGATCCAGAGTCTCAGCGTCTTCCCGGTGATCGACGCCGAGGGCGTTGAGACCGGCATGTTCGAGGTCCCCGCCGGCGGCCGCCGCTTCCGCGCGCTGGAGATGCTGGTGAAGCAAAAGCGCCTCGCCAAGGTCGCGCCCGTGCCGTGCGTAGTCCGCGACCGTGACGGCGCGATCCTTCCCGAAGAGGTGTCGCTGGCTGAGAATATCGAGCGCGCCCCGCTCCATCCGCTCGATCAGTTTCGCGCCTTCCAGGACATGCGGGACAAGGGCATGACCGAGGAGGAGATCGCGGCCGCATTCTTCGTGCAGGTCACCGTTGTGAAACAGCGGCTCCGGCTGGCATCCGTCTCGCCGGCGTTGCTCGACGTCTATGCCGAGGATGGCATGACGCTGGAGCAGCTCATGGCCTTCTCCGTGTCGAACGACCACGCCCGCCAGGACCAGGTCTGGGATGCGATTAAGGACGCTTGGTCGAAAGAGCCGTACCAGATCCGGCGCATGCTCACGGAAACCACGGTGCGCGCCTCCGACAAGCGCGCCGCCTTTGTCGGCCTCGACGCCTATGAGGCCGCTGGCGGCATTGTCATGCGCGGTCTGTTTCAGTCTGACGATGGCGGCTGGTTGCAGGACCCGGCGTTGTTGGATCGCCTGGTGGCTGAGAAGCTCAAGGCCAGTGCTGAGACGATCACCGCCGAGGGCTGGAAGTGGATCGAAGTCGCGGTCAGCTTCCCTTATGACGTCGCGCGTGGCTTGCGCCAACTGCAGGGCGAACCGCTCGACCTGACCGCCGAGGAGCAGGCGACGATCGAGGCACTCAACGCCGAGTACCAGAAGCTCGAGGCCGAATATGAAGATGCCGACGAGTTGCCGGACGAGGTCGATCAGCGGCTCGGCGAGATCGAGACGGCGCTCGCCGCCCTCGAGGCGCGGCCGGTCCGCTACGAGATCGATGATATCGGCCGTGCGGGTGTGTTCATCAGCATCGCCCATGACGGCAGCCTCGACATCGATCGCGGCTATGTCCGGGCCGAGGACGAAGCGCCGATCGCCTCCGAGGGCGAGACTGGCTTGGAAGCCGGCGGCGAGCCGGTGGAACCGATCGTGCAGCGCGCCGTCATCACGATCGGCGGCCAGCCCACCGAGCCGGAGGACGACGAGGACGATGCGATCAAGCCGCTGCCCGATCGCCTCGTCACCGAGCTGTCGGCCCATCGCACGCTGGCACTGCGGAATGCGCTGGCCGACAATCCGCATGTCGCGATGACCGCGCTCCTGCACAAGTTGGTCTCCGACACCTTCCAGCATCGCATGTACAAGGGCGCTATGGAGGCCTCCGTCAGTCACGTCTTCTTCCCGGTGCAGGACGATGCGTTGAAGGACAGCCCGTCGGCGCGCGCAGTGCATGAGCGCCACGAAGGCTGGGCGGGCGACATTCCCGCCGAGGACGACGCGCTGTGGGACTGGCTGGCGGCGCTCGACGATGCGAGCCGGATGGCGCTGCTGGCCCATTGCGTGAGCTACGGCGTCAATGCGCTCTACGAGAAGCCCAACCCCTATGGCGGCAACGGCGTCTCGCAACATGGCCTCGACATGCGGCTCGGCCAAGCCGACCGACTGGCCCGCGCCACCGGCCTCGACATGGTGGACGTCGGCTGGCGTCCGACCGTCGGCAACTACCTCGGCCGCGTCACCAAGCCTCGCATCCTTCAGGCAGTCCGCGAGGGCGCCGGCGAGCAGGCCGCGCAACTCATCGACCACCTGAAGAAGGGCGACATGGCAAAGGAGGCCGAACGCCTGCTGGCCG